The Priestia megaterium NBRC 15308 = ATCC 14581 region TGGAAGCAAAAAATTGACCGTGATGAAGTGGTGGCTTTTTATAAAGTATTCATCCCTGTTGGTGTGACCATTATGGTCGGTCAAATTAATTTAACTGTAAACTTCTTTTTTGCCGGCTCCTTTGGTGAAGGTGTTATTTCATACTTAAATTACGCCTTCAGACTTGTAAGTATTCCCCAGGCAATATTCGGGGTTACGGTCGCAACCATTATTTATCCGCTGATTGCAAGAGCCATTTCTGAAAAAGATGAAGAACGCTTTAAATCGGGAATTGAAAAAGGGATTACGTTTATGCTGATGCTGCTGATTCCGACGATTGTTATTATGATCTTTTATATGAAAGACATTGTAATGATTGCTTATCAGCGCGGTGCATTTGACGCAAATTCGACGTTAAAAACAACGGATGTATCTTATTATTACCTAGGTTCGGTGTTTTTTTATTCGCTGCAAGCTGTTCTTGCAAAAGGATTTTATTCTCTTCAAAAAGGTTATCTTATTATGAGAGCAGGCTTATTATCCATTGTGTTAAACATCATCTTTAACATGATTTTCACTAAATTTATGGGATACCAAGGATTAGCACTTTCCATGTCAGTGGTTGCCTTTTTCTATACGGCCATCGTATTCGTTATGCTGGCAAAACAAATCAATCACTTCCATTACGGATATCTAGTGAAAGAAACAGGAAAAATTCTTTTAGCTTCCGTACCTGTTGCTATCCTCATGTTCTTCTTGAAGGACATCGCATTTTTGAATTCATTACATGTTATCTTACGATTTGGTATTGTCTGTCTTGCAGGTGGTTTAGTATACTTAATGTCGACGCTATTATGCAGAGTAGAAGGTGTTATGCTTTTAGTTAAAAGAAAACGTTAATTCACGTAAAACAGGAGAGTACTATATGAAGAACACATACTGGTTATTTTTTCTGTTCGTTGGTTTTATTTCAATTCAGCCAATTATTGATATGCTAACGACGTACATGGTTTTGAACATGGATAGTGGTCTCTCAATTGGGGTTGTTATTCGCTTTCTATATATGATTTTTGCAGGTGTCCTACTTTTAGTGTTTGCCAAACAATCAAAATGGGCTAGATATTCGATTATCTACCTTATTGTTTTTGCACTCTTTCTTGGACTCAATATCTACTTAAATCATCAATGGAAAGATCCTTATTATATTGGGCAAGAAATTAAATTTTTCAATAAGGTTGTTTATTTGAACGTTACATTACTCGGAATGATTGTGATGTTTTCACATTATCGATCGTCTTTGGATGTAAAAAGAATACTGAGCAAAAACTTATTGACTGCTTCACTCATCATCAGTATTGTTTTTATCGGTACAATGCTAACAGGTACAGCACTAGA contains the following coding sequences:
- the murJ gene encoding murein biosynthesis integral membrane protein MurJ — protein: MKNLKFASILLLISTLFLKFSSMIRDLVIANYFGTSYIVDSYNAAMIIPNAFILFMLTGMKDAFIPSYLRYEKENKGKVHLTNIVKSTFLICFIISVLGSIAAFFYFPASYSNFSKAAIELGIYTGVMYFLSLSLVGVNAVYEGVFDARSQYSFSVFSQTVVVLFTILSTILLHSIMGGYAIALGYFVGTIASFLIKVVYFKPQHLLLWKQKIDRDEVVAFYKVFIPVGVTIMVGQINLTVNFFFAGSFGEGVISYLNYAFRLVSIPQAIFGVTVATIIYPLIARAISEKDEERFKSGIEKGITFMLMLLIPTIVIMIFYMKDIVMIAYQRGAFDANSTLKTTDVSYYYLGSVFFYSLQAVLAKGFYSLQKGYLIMRAGLLSIVLNIIFNMIFTKFMGYQGLALSMSVVAFFYTAIVFVMLAKQINHFHYGYLVKETGKILLASVPVAILMFFLKDIAFLNSLHVILRFGIVCLAGGLVYLMSTLLCRVEGVMLLVKRKR